A genome region from Crossiella equi includes the following:
- a CDS encoding erythromycin esterase family protein has product MTLTAQAVRPIALDPAAPWDDLVWLDEVVAGARVVGIGEASHYNREFFRLRHRLTRYLVERHGFTCWTTESGFTESRLLAGADLDEALASGLNSLMGLWQEVREQLVWARGCGLPVLGMDLGGSNATVLPALDAVYAYLAQADPGHTPDPALRETVAAFAAASPFGVPAALGAYAALGQDRRDAVTAGLADLSARFAARRRDYEAVTGREAFAWTRHCLALAVALDTVVREMAAGHAAPLVHSIRDAAMAESLDWVLARHERVVLTAHNGHLQRQTGHLPGSAPVTPLGLHLADRLGEAYRVIGTTSGPGQYLNLDPVEFLSGKLFAPLDAPRPTSLDGVLAASCDGPFGVDLRGLSEADAAVLAGVDGQRFAGVYTPVEALVAYDALVHVPELTPATVDEAALECSPAEVREVFARWLAG; this is encoded by the coding sequence ATGACTTTGACCGCACAGGCCGTGCGCCCGATTGCCCTGGACCCGGCCGCGCCGTGGGACGACCTGGTCTGGCTGGACGAGGTGGTGGCCGGGGCGCGAGTGGTCGGCATCGGCGAGGCCTCGCACTACAACCGCGAGTTCTTCCGGCTGCGCCACCGCCTCACCCGCTACCTGGTCGAACGGCACGGCTTCACCTGCTGGACCACCGAGTCCGGGTTCACCGAGTCCCGCCTGCTGGCCGGGGCCGACCTGGACGAGGCCCTGGCCAGTGGCCTGAACTCGCTCATGGGCCTGTGGCAGGAGGTGCGCGAGCAACTGGTGTGGGCGCGCGGGTGCGGGCTGCCCGTGCTGGGCATGGACCTGGGCGGCTCCAACGCCACCGTGCTGCCCGCCCTGGACGCCGTGTACGCCTACCTCGCCCAGGCCGACCCCGGGCACACGCCCGATCCGGCGCTGCGCGAGACCGTGGCCGCCTTCGCCGCGGCCTCGCCGTTCGGTGTCCCGGCCGCGCTCGGTGCCTACGCCGCGCTCGGCCAGGACCGGCGCGATGCCGTGACGGCGGGGCTGGCCGACCTCAGCGCCCGGTTCGCCGCCCGCCGCCGGGACTACGAGGCCGTCACCGGCCGCGAGGCCTTCGCCTGGACCCGGCACTGCCTGGCCCTGGCCGTCGCGCTGGACACCGTGGTGCGGGAGATGGCCGCCGGGCACGCCGCGCCGCTGGTGCACAGCATCCGCGACGCCGCCATGGCCGAGTCCCTGGACTGGGTGCTGGCCCGGCACGAGCGCGTGGTGCTGACCGCCCACAACGGCCACCTCCAGCGCCAGACCGGCCACCTGCCCGGCTCCGCGCCCGTCACCCCGCTCGGCCTGCACCTGGCCGACCGTCTCGGCGAGGCCTACCGGGTCATCGGCACCACCTCCGGCCCCGGCCAGTACCTCAACCTGGACCCGGTGGAGTTCCTGTCCGGCAAGCTCTTCGCCCCGCTGGACGCGCCCCGGCCGACCTCGCTGGACGGCGTGCTGGCCGCCTCCTGCGACGGGCCGTTCGGGGTCGACCTGCGCGGGCTGTCCGAGGCCGACGCGGCCGTGCTCGCGGGGGTGGACGGCCAGCGCTTCGCGGGCGTCTACACCCCGGTGGAGGCCCTGGTCGCCTACGACGCGCTGGTGCACGTACCCGAGCTGACCCCGGCGACCGTGGACGAGGCGGCCCTGGAGTGCTCCCCGGCCGAGGTGCGCGAGGTCTTCGCGCGGTGGCTGGCGGGCTGA
- a CDS encoding alpha/beta hydrolase family protein translates to MSTVLSAKPVEVPGRDLQVRVSAPATGQDLPVLLFSHGFGSSLHGYGPLTDYWAAHGFVVVQPTHLDSRTLAVPPEDPRTPDIWRYRAEDLVHVLDHLEALETAVPGLSGRVDHSRIAVAGHSFGAQTAGLLLGARVLGGDDLSDKRVTAGVLLAATGRGGADLSPFAAEHFPFMNPDFTGLTTPTLVVWGERDQSALSTRGPDWFTDVYHDSPGANALLTLPGAEHSLGGVAGYEAAETTDEHPGRVALLRRVALAHLRETLGLPEPGWAAVRAELAANPLGRLEVKPS, encoded by the coding sequence ATGAGCACCGTGCTCTCCGCCAAGCCGGTGGAGGTCCCCGGCCGGGACCTCCAGGTCCGCGTCTCCGCCCCGGCCACCGGCCAGGACCTGCCGGTGCTGCTGTTCTCGCACGGCTTCGGCTCCTCCCTGCACGGCTACGGCCCGCTGACCGACTACTGGGCGGCACACGGGTTCGTGGTCGTCCAGCCCACGCACCTGGACTCCCGCACGCTGGCCGTGCCGCCGGAGGACCCGCGCACCCCGGACATCTGGCGCTACCGGGCCGAGGACCTCGTGCACGTCCTGGACCACCTGGAGGCGCTCGAAACCGCGGTGCCCGGTCTGTCCGGACGTGTGGACCACAGCCGGATCGCGGTGGCGGGGCACTCCTTCGGCGCCCAGACCGCGGGGCTGCTGCTGGGGGCCCGCGTGCTCGGCGGGGACGACCTGTCCGACAAGCGGGTGACCGCCGGGGTGCTGCTCGCGGCGACCGGCCGGGGCGGGGCGGACCTCAGCCCGTTCGCGGCCGAGCACTTCCCGTTCATGAACCCGGACTTCACCGGTCTGACCACCCCGACCCTGGTGGTGTGGGGCGAGCGGGACCAGTCCGCGCTGTCCACCCGGGGCCCGGACTGGTTCACCGACGTCTACCACGACAGTCCGGGGGCGAACGCCCTGCTGACGCTGCCGGGGGCCGAGCACTCCCTGGGCGGGGTCGCGGGCTACGAGGCGGCCGAGACCACCGACGAGCACCCCGGTCGGGTGGCCCTGCTGCGCCGGGTGGCCCTGGCCCACCTGCGCGAGACCCTCGGGCTGCCCGAGCCGGGCTGGGCCGCGGTGCGCGCGGAGCTGGCCGCGAACCCGTTGGGGCGCTTAGAGGTCAAGCCGTCCTGA
- a CDS encoding LLM class flavin-dependent oxidoreductase, which produces MRFGIMTAPQQTSYQEIQAIWREADAIAEIEHAWLFDHLMPIWGDPDGPILEGWTLLSALAAQTSRLRLGVMVTSNRFRPPAVLAKIATTVDVVSGGRLDFGIGVGSRPDVPSARREYDGHGLPYAGASDAVASLAEACTLIRRLWTEEAPFDFAGAHHRLTGAFGNPKPVQRPGPPILIGGRAAATLRVAAEHADLWNIPSPDLADCVRRSAQLDRYCTEIGRDPAEITRSRFIPVDHTDPAATRGEIHRSLDAGFPHLVLGLSTPYPAGVARWAAEELILPVTESRKVSA; this is translated from the coding sequence ATGCGCTTCGGGATCATGACCGCACCCCAGCAAACCTCCTACCAGGAGATACAGGCGATCTGGCGCGAGGCCGACGCCATTGCCGAGATCGAGCACGCCTGGCTGTTCGACCACCTGATGCCCATCTGGGGCGACCCGGACGGCCCGATCCTGGAGGGCTGGACACTGCTGTCCGCGCTGGCCGCCCAGACCAGCCGCCTGCGCCTGGGGGTGATGGTCACCAGCAACCGCTTCCGGCCGCCCGCGGTCCTGGCCAAGATCGCCACCACCGTGGACGTGGTCTCCGGCGGCCGCCTGGACTTCGGCATCGGCGTGGGCTCCCGCCCGGACGTGCCCTCGGCGCGCCGGGAGTACGACGGCCACGGCCTACCCTACGCCGGTGCGAGCGACGCGGTGGCCAGCCTGGCCGAGGCGTGCACGCTCATCCGTCGACTGTGGACGGAGGAGGCGCCGTTCGACTTCGCGGGCGCGCATCACCGGCTGACCGGCGCGTTCGGCAACCCCAAACCGGTGCAGCGCCCCGGTCCGCCGATCCTCATCGGGGGCCGGGCCGCCGCGACGCTGCGGGTGGCCGCCGAGCACGCCGACCTGTGGAACATCCCGAGCCCGGACCTGGCCGACTGCGTGCGCCGCAGCGCCCAGCTGGACCGCTACTGCACCGAGATCGGCCGCGACCCGGCCGAGATCACGCGCTCGCGGTTCATCCCGGTCGACCACACCGATCCCGCCGCCACCCGCGGCGAGATCCACCGCTCCCTGGACGCCGGGTTCCCGCACCTGGTGCTCGGCCTGTCCACCCCCTACCCGGCGGGCGTCGCGCGCTGGGCCGCCGAGGAACTGATCCTGCCCGTGACCGAGTCGAGGAAGGTCTCCGCATGA
- a CDS encoding helix-turn-helix domain-containing protein gives MNTVDLLLHPVRLRITHAMSGGRTRTTQQLCASLADVPKTSVYRHVGLLAEAGVLEVVEERRVHGAVERHYRMRQGGNVVAEDAARAMSLEEHRQGFTAAMAVLLAEFNAYLDREGANPPADLVGYKQGVLWLSPEEQLEVARELLAVLRARADNKPTPERVPRLFSAIFFPTSGEQA, from the coding sequence GTGAACACGGTGGACCTGCTCCTGCACCCGGTGCGGCTGCGCATCACGCACGCCATGTCCGGCGGCCGCACCCGCACCACCCAGCAGCTGTGCGCGAGCCTGGCCGACGTGCCCAAGACCAGCGTGTACCGCCACGTCGGCCTGCTCGCCGAGGCGGGCGTCCTGGAGGTGGTGGAGGAGCGGCGCGTGCACGGCGCGGTCGAGCGGCACTACCGGATGCGCCAGGGCGGCAACGTGGTGGCCGAGGACGCCGCCCGCGCGATGAGCCTGGAGGAGCACCGGCAGGGCTTCACCGCGGCGATGGCGGTGCTGCTGGCCGAGTTCAACGCCTACCTCGACCGCGAGGGCGCCAACCCGCCCGCCGACCTCGTCGGCTACAAGCAGGGCGTGCTCTGGCTCAGCCCGGAGGAGCAGCTGGAGGTGGCGCGGGAGCTGCTCGCGGTGCTCCGCGCGCGGGCGGACAACAAACCCACACCCGAGCGGGTGCCGCGCCTGTTCAGCGCGATCTTCTTCCCCACCAGCGGGGAGCAGGCGTAG
- a CDS encoding MmcQ/YjbR family DNA-binding protein translates to MTDAGRPARVQDVHTLAAAMPHVTVQRGGGDNPVYQVGRKSFVFFRTPRPDAVDPETGERYPDVIVFWVPSESDKQALVQDPGSPFFTTDHFQGHRSVLVRASRIGELSLGELTEVVQDAWLSQASKARGQAWLRDSGRLDL, encoded by the coding sequence ATGACCGACGCAGGACGCCCGGCCCGGGTGCAGGACGTGCACACCCTGGCCGCGGCCATGCCGCACGTCACCGTGCAGCGCGGCGGCGGGGACAACCCGGTCTACCAGGTCGGGCGGAAGTCCTTCGTCTTCTTCCGCACGCCCCGCCCGGACGCCGTCGACCCGGAGACCGGCGAGCGCTACCCGGACGTCATCGTGTTCTGGGTGCCCTCGGAGTCGGACAAGCAGGCCCTGGTCCAGGACCCCGGCTCGCCGTTCTTCACCACCGACCACTTCCAGGGCCACCGGTCGGTGCTGGTGCGCGCCAGCCGGATCGGCGAGCTCAGCCTCGGCGAGCTCACCGAGGTGGTGCAGGACGCCTGGCTGTCGCAGGCCTCCAAGGCCCGCGGCCAGGCCTGGCTGCGCGACTCAGGACGGCTTGACCTCTAA